From one Saccharomyces cerevisiae S288C chromosome XVI, complete sequence genomic stretch:
- the DPM1 gene encoding dolichyl-phosphate beta-D-mannosyltransferase (Dolichol phosphate mannose (Dol-P-Man) synthase of ER membrane; catalyzes formation of Dol-P-Man from Dol-P and GDP-Man; required for biosynthesis of glycosyl phosphatidylinositol (GPI) membrane anchor, as well as O-mannosylation and protein N- and O-linked glycosylation; human homolog DPM1 can complement yeast mutant strains) encodes MSIEYSVIVPAYHEKLNIKPLTTRLFAGMSPEMAKKTELIFVDDNSQDGSVEEVDALAHQGYNVRIIVRTNERGLSSAVLKGFYEAKGQYLVCMDADLQHPPETVPKLFESLHDHAFTLGTRYAPGVGIDKDWPMYRRVISSTARMMARPLTIASDPMSGFFGLQKKYLENCNPRDINSQGFKIALELLAKLPLPRDPRVAIGEVPFTFGVRTEGESKLSGKVIIQYLQQLKELYVFKFGANNLILFITFWSILFFYVCYQLYHLVF; translated from the coding sequence ATGAGCATCGAATACTCTGTTATCGTTCCCGCTTACCATGAAAAGCTGAACATCAAACCCTTAACAACCAGATTGTTTGCCGGCATGAGCCCTGAAATGGCCAAGAAGACCGAGTTGATCTTTGTCGATGACAACTCACAGGATGGCTCCGTTGAGGAGGTGGACGCCCTAGCTCACCAAGGCTACAACGTCCGCATCATCGTCAGGACAAATGAACGTGGTCTATCCTCCGCCGTGCTTAAGGGTTTCTACGAGGCCAAGGGTCAGTACCTGGTATGCATGGACGCAGACCTACAACACCCTCCAGAGACCGTGCCCAAGTTGTTCGAGTCTTTGCACGATCACGCCTTTACTCTGGGCACCAGATATGCCCCAGGTGTCGGCATTGACAAGGACTGGCCTATGTACAGACGCGTCATTTCCTCCACTGCTAGAATGATGGCCAGACCTTTGACCATCGCCTCCGACCCCATGAGCGGGTTCTTCGGTCTACAAAAGAAGTACCTCGAAAACTGCAACCCTAGGGACATCAACTCGCAAGGTTTCAAGATTGCCCTCGAGCTTCTCGCCAAGCTTCCTCTTCCAAGAGACCCTAGAGTGGCGATCGGCGAAGTGCCATTCACTTTCGGCGTGAGAACGGAAGGTGAATCCAAACTGTCAGGTAAAGTCATTATCCAATACTTGCAACAACTTAAGGAGCTCTACGTCTTCAAGTTTGGCGCCAATAACCTTATCCTTTTCATTACTTTCTGGTCCATTCTGTTCTTCTACGTTTGCTACCAGCTATACCATTTGGTCTTTTAA
- the SEC23 gene encoding GTPase-activating protein SEC23 (GTPase-activating protein, stimulates the GTPase activity of Sar1p; component of the Sec23p-Sec24p heterodimer of the COPII vesicle coat, involved in ER to Golgi transport; substrate of Ubp3/Bre5 complex; ubiquitylated by Ub-ligase Rsp5p; proteasome-mediated degradation of Sec23p is regulated by Cdc48p), whose product MDFETNEDINGVRFTWNVFPSTRSDANSNVVPVGCLYTPLKEYDELNVAPYNPVVCSGPHCKSILNPYCVIDPRNSSWSCPICNSRNHLPPQYTNLSQENMPLELQSTTIEYITNKPVTVPPIFFFVVDLTSETENLDSLKESIITSLSLLPPNALIGLITYGNVVQLHDLSSETIDRCNVFRGDREYQLEALTEMLTGQKPTGPGGAASHLPNAMNKVTPFSLNRFFLPLEQVEFKLNQLLENLSPDQWSVPAGHRPLRATGSALNIASLLLQGCYKNIPARIILFASGPGTVAPGLIVNSELKDPLRSHHDIDSDHAQHYKKACKFYNQIAQRVAANGHTVDIFAGCYDQIGMSEMKQLTDSTGGVLLLTDAFSTAIFKQSYLRLFAKDEEGYLKMAFNGNMAVKTSKDLKVQGLIGHASAVKKTDANNISESEIGIGATSTWKMASLSPYHSYAIFFEIANTAANSNPMMSAPGSADRPHLAYTQFITTYQHSSGTNRIRVTTVANQLLPFGTPAIAASFDQEAAAVLMARIAVHKAETDDGADVIRWLDRTLIKLCQKYADYNKDDPQSFRLAPNFSLYPQFTYYLRRSQFLSVFNNSPDETAFYRHIFTREDTTNSLIMIQPTLTSFSMEDDPQPVLLDSISVKPNTILLLDTFFFILIYHGEQIAQWRKAGYQDDPQYADFKALLEEPKLEAAELLVDRFPLPRFIDTEAGGSQARFLLSKLNPSDNYQDMARGGSTIVLTDDVSLQNFMTHLQQVAVSGQA is encoded by the coding sequence ATGGACTTCGAGACTAATGAAGACATCAACGGGGTCCGTTTCACCTGGAACGTGTTTCCCTCTACTAGAAGCGACGCTAACAGCAACGTCGTCCCTGTGGGCTGTTTGTACACACCTTTGAAGGAGTATGACGAATTGAACGTTGCCCCATACAATCCAGTTGTGTGTTCCGGTCCACACTGTAAGTCGATTCTAAATCCTTACTGTGTGATTGATCCGCGCAATTCGTCCTGGAGTTGTCCCATCTGTAACTCCAGGAACCATTTACCTCCACAGTACACCAACTTGTCACAGGAGAATATGCCGCTAGAGTTACAGTCCACCACCATTGAGTACATCACCAATAAGCCCGTTACCGTTCCtcccattttcttctttgttgtGGATTTGACTTCGGAAACCGAGAACCTCGATTCGCTAAAGGAGTCTATCATCACTTCTTTGTCTCTATTACCTCCCAACGCGCTGATTGGGTTGATCACTTACGGAAACGTTGTTCAATTGCACGATCTGTCCAGCGAAACTATTGACAGGTGCAACGTGTTCAGAGGAGACAGGGAGTACCAGCTCGAAGCGTTGACGGAAATGTTGACCGGCCAAAAGCCTACCGGCCCCGGCGGTGCTGCATCTCATCTACCGAACGCCATGAACAAAGTTACGCCCTTCTCTTTGAATAGGTTCTTCCTGCCCTTGGAACAGGTCGAGTTCAAACTGAATCAATTACTGGAAAATCTGTCTCCAGACCAATGGTCTGTTCCAGCGGGTCATAGGCCATTAAGGGCCACAGGTTCCGCTTTGAACATTGCATCTTTGCTTTTACAGGGCTGCTATAAGAACATCCCAGCAAGAATCATTCTTTTCGCCTCCGGTCCAGGCACCGTGGCCCCAGGTTTGATTGTTAACTCAGAGTTAAAAGATCCCTTAAGATCCCACCACGACATCGATTCTGATCACGCGCAACATTACAAGAAGGCCTGTAAGTTTTACAACCAGATTGCACAAAGAGTTGCCGCCAATGGACACACTGTTGATATTTTTGCCGGTTGTTACGATCAAATCGGTATGTCTGAAATGAAACAGTTGACCGACTCTACTGGAGGTGTGTTGTTGCTAACCGATGCCTTCTCTACCGCGATTTTTAAGCAATCATACTTGAGATTGTTTGCCAAGGATGAAGAAGGGTATTTGAAGATGGCTTTCAATGGTAATATGGCAGTCAAGACAAGTAAAGACTTGAAGGTACAAGGTTTGATTGGGCATGCTTCTGCTGTAAAGAAGACAGACGCTAACAACATCAGTGAATCTGAAATCGGTATAGGTGCAACGTCCACCTGGAAGATGGCTTCCTTATCGCCTTATCACTCGTATGcgattttctttgaaattgcaAACACTGCGGCTAATTCTAACCCAATGATGTCTGCCCCTGGTTCAGCAGATAGACCTCATCTAGCATATACTCAATTCATCACTACTTATCAACACTCCTCTGGTACCAACCGTATCAGAGTCACCACGGTCGCAAACCAGCTTTTGCCCTTCGGTACTCCTGCCATTGCAGCTTCTTTCGATCAAGAAGCTGCTGCCGTTTTGATGGCTCGTATTGCTGTTCACAAGGCTGAAACCGATGATGGTGCAGATGTTATTAGATGGTTAGACAGAACTTTGATTAAGCTATGTCAAAAGTACGCCGActataataaagatgaTCCTCAATCTTTCAGGTTGGCTCCAAATTTCTCACTGTATCCTCAATTTACCTATTATTTAAGAAGATCCCAATTCTTAAGTGTCTTTAACAATTCTCCGGATGAAACTGCATTTTATAGACATATTTTCACAAGAGAGGATACGACTAATTCTTTAATCATGATTCAACCAACTCTAACTTCTTTCTCAATGGAGGACGATCCACAACCGGTATTATTAGACTCTATCTCCGTCAAACCCAATACCATTCTATTATTAGAtacatttttcttcatcttaATATACCACGGTGAGCAAATCGCTCAATGGAGAAAAGCCGGTTACCAAGACGATCCACAGTACGCAGATTTCAAAGCTCTTCTTGAAGAGCCAAAATTAGAAGCCGCAGAATTGTTAGTAGATAGGTTCCCGCTACCAAGATTCATTGATACTGAAGCCGGTGGTTCTCAAGCCAGATTCTTGTTATCTAAATTGAATCCTTCCGATAACTATCAAGACATGGCGCGCGGAGGATCTACAATTGTCTTAACAGATGATGTTTCCTTACAAAATTTCATGACTCACTTACAACAAGTAGCCGTCTCTGGTCAGGCATAG
- the SMX3 gene encoding mRNA splicing protein SMX3 (Core Sm protein Sm F; part of heteroheptameric complex (with Smb1p, Smd1p, Smd2p, Smd3p, Sme1p, and Smx2p) that is part of the spliceosomal U1, U2, U4, and U5 snRNPs; homolog of human Sm F) — MSESSDISAMQPVNPKPFLKGLVNHRVGVKLKFNSTEYRGTLVSTDNYFNLQLNEAEEFVAGVSHGTLGEIFIRCNNVLYIRELPN, encoded by the coding sequence ATGAGCGAGAGCAGTGATATCAGCGCGATGCAGCCGGTGAACCCGAAGCCGTTCCTCAAAGGCCTGGTCAACCATCGTGTAGGCGTCAAGCTTAAGTTCAACAGCACCGAATATAGAGGTACGCTCGTGTCCACGGACAACTACTTTAACCTGCAGCTGAACGAAGCAGAAGAGTTTGTTGCGGGTGTCTCGCACGGCACCCTGGGCGAGATATTCATCCGCTGCAATAACGTGCTGTACATCAGGGAGCTGCCGAACTAA
- the GDB1 gene encoding bifunctional 4-alpha-glucanotransferase/amylo-alpha-1,6-glucosidase (Glycogen debranching enzyme; contains glucanotranferase and alpha-1,6-amyloglucosidase activities; required for glycogen degradation; phosphorylated in mitochondria; activity is inhibited by Igd1p; protein abundance increases in response to DNA replication stress), with translation MNRSLLLRLSDTGEPITSCSYGKGVLTLPPIPLPKDAPKDQPLYTVKLLVSAGSPVARDGLVWTNCPPDHNTPFKRDKFYKKIIHSSFHEDDCIDLNVYAPGSYCFYLSFRNDNEKLETTRKYYFVALPMLYINDQFLPLNSIALQSVVSKWLGSDWEPILSKIAAKNYNMVHFTPLQERGESNSPYSIYDQLQFDQEHFKSPEDVKNLVEHIHRDLNMLSLTDIVFNHTANNSPWLVEHPEAGYNHITAPHLISAIELDQELLNFSRNLKSWGYPTELKNIEDLFKIMDGIKVHVLGSLKLWEYYAVNVQTALRDIKAHWNDESNESYSFPENIKDISSDFVKLASFVKDNVTEPNFGTLGERNSNRINVPKFIQLLKLINDGGSDDSESSLATAQNILNEVNLPLYREYDDDVSEILEQLFNRIKYLRLDDGGPKQGPVTVDVPLTEPYFTRFKGKDGTDYALANNGWIWNGNPLVDFASQNSRAYLRREVIVWGDCVKLRYGKSPEDSPYLWERMSKYIEMNAKIFDGFRIDNCHSTPIHVGEYFLDLARKYNPNLYVVAELFSGSETLDCLFVERLGISSLIREAMQAWSEEELSRLVHKHGGRPIGSYKFVPMDDFSYPADINLNEEHCFNDSNDNSIRCVSEIMIPKILTATPPHALFMDCTHDNETPFEKRTVEDTLPNAALVALCSSAIGSVYGYDEIFPHLLNLVTEKRHYDISTPTGSPSIGITKVKATLNSIRTSIGEKAYDIEDSEMHVHHQGQYITFHRMDVKSGKGWYLIARMKFSDNDDPNETLPPVVLNQSTCSLRFSYALERVGDEIPNDDKFIKGIPTKLKELEGFDISYDDSKKISTIKLPNEFPQGSIAIFETQQNGVDESLDHFIRSGALKATSSLTLESINSVLYRSEPEEYDVSAGEGGAYIIPNFGKPVYCGLQGWVSVLRKIVFYNDLAHPLSANLRNGHWALDYTISRLNYYSDEAGINEVQNWLRSRFDRVKKLPSYLVPSYFALIIGILYGCCRLKAIQLMSRNIGKSTLFVQSLSMTSIQMVSRMKSTSILPGENVPSMAAGLPHFSVNYMRCWGRDVFISLRGMLLTTGRFDEAKAHILAFAKTLKHGLIPNLLDAGRNPRYNARDAAWFFLQAVQDYVYIVPDGEKILQEQVTRRFPLDDTYIPVDDPRAFSYSSTLEEIIYEILSRHAKGIKFREANAGPNLDRVMTDKGFNVEIHVDWSTGLIHGGSQYNCGTWMDKMGESEKAGSVGIPGTPRDGAAIEINGLLKSALRFVIELKNKGLFKFSDVETQDGGRIDFTEWNQLLQDNFEKRYYVPEDPSQDADYDVSAKLGVNRRGIYRDLYKSGKPYEDYQLRPNFAIAMTVAPELFVPEHAIKAITIADEVLRGPVGMRTLDPSDYNYRPYYNNGEDSDDFATSKGRNYHQGPEWVWLYGYFLRAFHHFHFKTSPRCQNAAKEKPSSYLYQQLYYRLKGHRKWIFESVWAGLTELTNKDGEVCNDSSPTQAWSSACLLDLFYDLWDAYEDDS, from the coding sequence ATGAATAGATCATTACTGCTACGTTTGTCGGATACCGGTGAACCCATTACAAGCTGCTCTTACGGAAAAGGTGTCTTGACGCTACCACCAATTCCGCTCCCTAAGGACGCCCCAAAGGACCAACCGCTCTATACGGTCAAGCTACTGGTATCTGCAGGTTCCCCTGTCGCTAGGGATGGGCTAGTTTGGACTAATTGCCCACCAGATCACAACACGCCCTTCAAGAGGGacaaattttacaaaaaaatcattcaTTCCAGCTTTCACGAGGATGACTGCATTGACCTGAATGTCTACGCTCCAGGCTCGTACTGCTTTTATCTATCTTTCAGGAACGATAACGAAAAACTTGAGACAACAAGGAAATACTACTTTGTTGCCTTGCCCATGCTTTATATAAACGATCAGTTCCTACCTTTGAATTCCATCGCTTTACAAAGTGTTGTATCGAAATGGCTGGGCTCTGACTGGGAGCCCATCCTATCGAAAATTGCCGCTAAAAACTACAATATGGTACATTTCACCCCTCTACAGGAAAGAGGCGAGTCTAACTCGCCTTACTCTATATACGACCAATTGCAGTTCGACCAGGAACACTTTAAGTCTCCTGAAGACGTGAAAAATTTAGTTGAGCATATACATCGCGATTTAAACATGCTTTCATTAACagatattgtttttaacCACACAGCTAATAATTCTCCTTGGTTAGTTGAGCACCCGGAGGCTGGGTATAACCACATCACTGCGCCACATCTAATCAGCGCCATAGAGCTCGACCAAGAATTGCTCAATTTTAGTAGGAATTTGAAATCCTGGGGCTATCCTACCGAActgaaaaatatagaagATCTCTTCAAGATCATGGACGGTATTAAAGTGCATGTTTTAGGGTCGTTGAAACTGTGGGAATATTATGCGGTAAACGTGCAAACAGCTCTTCGGGATATCAAAGCCCATTGGAATGACGAATCTAACGAAAGTTACAGTTTTCCCGAGAATATTAAAGACATCTCGTCCGATTTCGTAAAACTAGCTTCCTTTGTGAAGGACAACGTCACTGAGCCTAACTTCGGCACTCTTGGTGAAAGAAACTCAAACAGGATTAACGTGCCAAAATTTATTCAACTACTGAAGCTCATTAACGATGGTGGTAGTGATGACAGTGAATCTTCGTTGGCCACGGCTCAAAACATCTTGAACGAGGTCAACTTACCCTTATATAGAGAATACGACGATGATGTCAGTGAGATACTCGAGCAACTGTTCAATCgtatcaaatatttgagaTTAGATGACGGTGGGCCCAAGCAAGGTCCAGTGACCGTTGACGTGCCCTTAACAGAGCCTTATTTTACGAGGttcaaaggaaaagatgGTACTGATTATGCCCTCGCCAACAATGGCTGGATATGGAATGGTAACCCACTAGTGGATTTTGCATCGCAGAATTCAAGAGCTTATTTACGTAGAGAAGTTATCGTGTGGGGGGACTGTGTCAAGTTAAGATACGGTAAAAGCCCTGAAGACTCTCCGTATCTGTGGGAAAGAATGTCCAAGTATATAGAAATGAACGCCAAGATATTTGACGGGTTCAGAATTGACAACTGCCATTCTACTCCAATACATGTTGGCGAATATTTCCTAGATTTGGCAAGAAAATACAACCCGAACCTATATGTCGTTGCAGAGCTGTTTTCTGGTTCCGAAACACTAGATTGTCTGTTTGTTGAACGGTTGGGTATCTCCTCTTTAATCAGAGAGGCAATGCAAGCCTGGTCCGAAGAAGAGTTGTCTAGATTAGTCCATAAGCATGGCGGGAGGCCCATTGGCTCCTATAAGTTTGTTCCTATGGATGACTTCTCATATCCTGCGGATATTAATTTAAACGAGGAGCATTGTTTCAACGACTCCAACGATAACTCCATAAGATGTGTATCAGAGATCATGATTCCAAAGATTTTAACCGCCACTCCGCCACACGCTTTATTCATGGACTGTACccatgataatgaaactccctttgaaaaaagaacagtGGAGGATACTTTGCCCAATGCTGCATTGGTGGCTCTTTGCTCGTCCGCCATTGGATCTGTTTATGGCTACGACGAAATTTTTCCACATTTACTGAATTTGGTCACTGAAAAAAGACATTATGACATTTCTACGCCTACTGGTAGCCCCTCGATAGGAATAACCAAAGTCAAGGCCACTTTGAATTCGATTAGAACGAGTATAGGAGAAAAGGCGTATGACATTGAAGACTCAGAAATGCATGTGCATCACCAGGGCCAGTACATTACTTTTCATCGTATGGATGTTAAATCCGGAAAAGGTTGGTACTTGATAGCAaggatgaaattttctgaCAATGATGACCCTAACGAGACTTTACCACCAGTGGTGTTAAACCAATCCACCTGTTCTCTCAGGTTTTCGTATGCTTTGGAAAGAGTTGGCGATGAAATTCCCAACGACGATAAATTCATTAAAGGTATTCCCACGAAATTAAAGGAGCTTGAAGGGTTTGACATTTCTTATGATGATTCTAAGAAGATTTCAACGATAAAACTGCCCAATGAATTCCCTCAAGGATCTATTGCCATTTTTGAGACCCAACAGAATGGTGTGGACGAATCCTTAGATCATTTTATAAGGTCAGGTGCTTTAAAGGCCACTTCAAGTTTGACTCTAGAGTCAATAAATTCCGTCTTGTATCGTAGTGAGCCGGAAGAATACGATGTTAGCGCCGGCGAAGGTGGTGCTTATATTATTCCTAATTTTGGAAAGCCTGTGTATTGTGGTCTGCAAGGTTGGGTTTCCGtattaagaaaaattgtGTTTTACAATGATTTAGCACATCCCCTCAGTGCAAATTTAAGAAATGGACATTGGGCTTTAGACTACACTATCAGTAGACTTAATTACTATAGCGATGAAGCAGGAATCAATGAAGTGCAGAACTGGCTGCGTTCAAGGTTTGATAGAGTGAAAAAGTTACCGAGCTACTTAGTGCCCAGTTATTTCGCCTTAATTATCGGCATCCTCTATGGTTGTTGTCGCTTAAAAGCAATACAGCTAATGTCCCGTAATATTGGTAAATCTACATTGTTTGTACAAAGCTTATCTATGACATCAATCCAGATGGTTTCCAGAATGAAGTCAACCTCTATTTTACCAGGCGAAAATGTTCCATCTATGGCTGCAGGGTTGCCACACTTTAGCGTAAACTACATGAGATGTTGGGGGAGAGATGTATTCATATCGCTAAGAGGTATGCTATTAACAACAGGTAGATTTGATGAAGCTAAAGCTCATATACTAGCCTTTGCAAAGACTTTGAAGCATGGTTTAATTCCAAACTTGCTGGATGCCGGTAGAAACCCGAGATATAATGCTCGTGATGCTGCCTGGTTCTTCTTGCAAGCTGTACAGGATTATGTTTATATTGTTCCTGATGGCgaaaaaatattacaaGAGCAAGTAACAAGGAGATTCCCACTGGATGATACTTACATTCCTGTAGATGATCCAAGGGCATTTAGTTACTCTAGTACCTTGGAGGAGATCatttatgaaattttgagTAGGCATGCCAAGGGAATTAAATTCAGAGAGGCTAATGCAGGTCCAAATTTAGATCGTGTTATGACTGATAAAGGGTTTAATGTTGAAATTCATGTCGATTGGTCGACTGGCTTAATTCATGGTGGATCTCAGTATAACTGTGGTACTTGGATGGATAAGATGggtgaaagtgaaaaagcAGGGTCTGTTGGTATTCCTGGAACACCCAGAGATGGAGCCGCAATAGAAATCAATGGGCTTTTAAAAAGTGCTTTAAGGTTTGTTATTGAACTAAAAAACAAGGGATTGTTTAAGTTTTCCGATGTGGAGACGCAGGACGGCGGGAGGATCGATTTCACTGAATGGAATCAATTACTTCAAGACAATTTCgaaaaaagatattatGTTCCGGAGGATCCATCACAGGATGCAGATTATGACGTGAGCGCTAAATTGGGTGTTAATAGACGGGGGATATACAGAGATTTGTACAAATCAGGAAAGCCTTATGAAGATTATCAGTTAAGACCAAATTTTGCTATTGCCATGACTGTGGCACCAGAGTTATTTGTGCCTGAGCATGCCATAAAAGCAATCACCATTGCAGATGAAGTCTTAAGAGGTCCAGTAGGTATGCGTACTTTAGACCCAAGCGATTACAATTACCGTCCGTACTACAACAACGGAGAAGATTCGGATGATTTTGCCACCTCAAAGGGTAGAAACTATCACCAAGGCCCTGAGTGGGTCTGGCTTTACGGCTACTTTTTAAGAGCGTTCCATCATTTCCACTTTAAAACCAGTCCACGTTGTCAGAATGCTGCCAAAGAGAAACCATCCTCTTATTTGTATCAACAATTATACTACAGATTAAAAGGCCATAGAAAATGGATTTTTGAAAGTGTGTGGGCAGGATTGACAGAGCTAACCAATAAAGATGGTGAAGTATGCAATGACTCAAGCCCCACGCAAGCCTGGAGTTCTGCTTGTTTGTTAGATCTATTTTATGATTTATGGGATGCCTACGAAGATGATTCCTGA